Proteins from a genomic interval of candidate division KSB1 bacterium:
- a CDS encoding gamma-glutamylcyclotransferase, with the protein MNEAEADQEEQRISRPEAVDKLFVYGSLAHDENLQLLTGRKFPSKDAILLNHRRIAPKNSFAFAVYWRGYSMRGRLLFSVPPEIIRKLDEYEGEGHLYVRRLGLVRSGNETHRAWVYRGKVNAIKSYIKKGYEERDRIEEFVEKNVARYLEQKADHFIGYEREQLAVKVTKELLSEEVHSLLRQYFRQVGLPSFIIKHEIEKASIPRLNWLKEDTTAQRYADNYMRLAIGFMIFNQLEEKFRTDYRKYVKVSDAYYMHTLSALMALKLLVDYHQSLESALAQLGVDRWDPNMLYSDYAAAAIFIADELYTRSKPQYIVDWVKSNRHPGAVPMGAELEFSNLGYKTIGARAHEDPQFDAFYYFYDFDLMRRGWKLGAHVDDHGFLTSANTRTRGFLELAFGRYKLLGDVSKPATQDAWVLSQIIDLAVRFVNIRPHSLHLSYSASSPDDFRPLEDLDPYLCLLILGGDLREDDHGILREMRIYHGEILSQEGSVIFSRLNRHHKHPEDSSWSFVIEYQFPRLYYDYDYQPIILALKGFQLSVNPYPLKGCRRVEQGGYGPAVEKALKKWAQHPTAVSQGSLDHFLAKIEEGLSREAELLQNEAYRRYSMRILARIEERLKRRNMRIAQYHEQNKREAVADSASEF; encoded by the coding sequence ATGAATGAAGCTGAAGCCGATCAGGAAGAGCAGCGCATTTCCAGACCGGAAGCTGTAGACAAGCTCTTTGTCTACGGCTCCTTGGCTCACGACGAAAACCTGCAGCTTTTGACGGGGCGAAAGTTTCCCTCCAAAGACGCGATTCTATTGAACCACCGCCGCATCGCGCCCAAGAACAGCTTTGCGTTTGCCGTCTACTGGCGCGGCTATTCGATGCGCGGACGGCTGCTTTTTTCCGTGCCGCCGGAGATTATCCGTAAATTGGACGAGTACGAGGGTGAAGGTCATCTCTACGTCCGGCGCCTTGGACTCGTTCGTTCTGGGAATGAAACGCACCGGGCATGGGTCTATCGCGGCAAGGTCAATGCGATCAAATCTTACATTAAAAAAGGCTACGAGGAGAGAGACCGAATCGAAGAATTTGTCGAAAAGAACGTTGCCCGCTACCTGGAGCAAAAGGCGGATCATTTCATCGGTTATGAACGGGAGCAGTTGGCCGTCAAGGTAACCAAAGAGCTCCTCTCCGAAGAGGTGCACAGTCTTTTGCGGCAGTATTTCCGCCAAGTCGGGCTGCCGTCGTTCATCATCAAGCACGAAATCGAAAAAGCGAGCATTCCCCGCCTCAATTGGCTTAAAGAAGACACAACGGCGCAGCGCTACGCCGACAATTACATGCGGCTGGCAATCGGATTTATGATCTTTAATCAGCTGGAAGAAAAGTTCCGCACCGACTATCGCAAGTACGTCAAGGTTTCCGACGCCTATTACATGCACACGCTTTCCGCCTTGATGGCGCTCAAACTTCTCGTTGACTACCATCAGAGCCTTGAGTCGGCATTGGCGCAGTTGGGCGTCGACCGCTGGGACCCCAACATGCTGTACAGCGATTATGCCGCCGCGGCGATTTTCATTGCCGATGAGCTCTACACTCGATCCAAACCCCAATACATCGTCGATTGGGTCAAGAGCAATCGGCATCCCGGCGCCGTGCCGATGGGCGCCGAATTAGAGTTTTCCAATCTGGGCTATAAAACCATCGGGGCACGGGCGCACGAAGATCCGCAGTTCGACGCATTTTATTATTTCTATGATTTCGATCTCATGCGGCGCGGCTGGAAGTTGGGAGCTCACGTTGACGATCACGGATTTCTGACCTCCGCCAACACCCGCACGCGCGGCTTTCTGGAATTGGCCTTCGGGCGTTATAAACTGCTCGGCGACGTTTCCAAGCCTGCTACGCAGGACGCCTGGGTACTGTCGCAGATCATCGACTTGGCAGTGCGGTTCGTCAACATTCGTCCGCACAGCCTCCATCTCAGCTACAGCGCCTCATCGCCCGATGACTTTCGACCGCTGGAGGATCTTGACCCTTACCTTTGTCTGCTGATCCTCGGCGGCGACCTGCGCGAAGACGACCACGGCATTCTGCGGGAAATGCGCATCTATCACGGCGAAATCCTTAGCCAGGAAGGCAGCGTCATTTTCTCGCGACTCAATCGTCATCATAAGCATCCCGAAGACTCTTCCTGGTCGTTCGTTATCGAGTATCAATTCCCGCGCTTGTATTATGATTATGATTATCAGCCGATCATTCTGGCCCTCAAAGGATTTCAGCTCAGCGTCAATCCGTATCCGTTGAAAGGCTGTCGACGCGTCGAGCAAGGCGGATACGGGCCGGCTGTTGAAAAGGCTTTAAAGAAATGGGCGCAGCATCCGACCGCCGTTTCACAAGGCAGCCTCGATCATTTTTTGGCGAAAATAGAAGAGGGCTTGTCCCGCGAAGCGGAGCTGCTGCAGAACGAAGCCTATCGGCGCTACTCCATGCGCATCCTGGCGCGCATCGAGGAAAGGCTGAAACGTCGAAACATGAGAATTGCTCAATACCATGAACAAAACAAAAGAGAAGCTGTTGCAGATTCTGCGTCGGAATTTTGA
- a CDS encoding isocitrate/isopropylmalate family dehydrogenase has product MNEELIEKAARHFADLVRSQLERVERMKAAEDWIDYSKLKPLIIGFCWGDGIGPIISQETERVLQVLLADEIRSGRVEFRRIEGLTIENRVKHMKAIPDDVLAELKSCHVILKGPTTTPEKGGPYPNIESANVAMRRELDLFANVRPVKVPKEGIDWVFFRENTEGEYVLGSQGIMVSDDAAFDFKVITRQGSERIIRMAFEYAKKNGINNVTVVTKANVVKTTDGLFLEVAGQVAKDYPDISWEGWYIDIMTAKLIDPKRRTQFRVLVMPNLYGDILTDEAAEIQGGVGTAGSANIGKRYAMFEAIHGSAPRMIEEGRGQYADPSSLIKAAAMMLNHIGFVEKAKKLEMALEICTQFEKKLVITGRDTGATGREFCDYILETLQAKDLEEKYRAFIAG; this is encoded by the coding sequence ATGAACGAAGAACTGATCGAAAAAGCAGCCCGCCATTTTGCCGATCTGGTGCGCTCGCAGTTGGAACGCGTCGAACGGATGAAGGCAGCCGAAGACTGGATCGATTATTCCAAGCTCAAACCGCTCATCATCGGTTTCTGTTGGGGGGACGGCATCGGACCGATCATCTCGCAGGAAACCGAGCGCGTTCTCCAAGTCCTTTTGGCGGATGAAATACGCAGCGGACGCGTTGAATTTCGCCGCATCGAAGGTTTGACCATCGAAAACCGCGTCAAGCACATGAAGGCGATTCCGGACGATGTGCTGGCCGAACTAAAGTCCTGCCACGTCATTCTCAAAGGTCCGACGACGACGCCGGAGAAAGGCGGTCCGTACCCCAATATCGAGAGCGCCAATGTAGCCATGAGACGCGAGCTCGATTTGTTCGCCAACGTGCGCCCGGTCAAGGTGCCGAAGGAAGGCATCGATTGGGTCTTTTTCCGCGAAAATACGGAAGGCGAATATGTGCTGGGCAGCCAAGGCATCATGGTCAGCGACGATGCGGCATTCGACTTTAAGGTCATTACCCGCCAAGGCTCGGAGCGCATCATACGCATGGCCTTTGAATATGCCAAGAAGAACGGCATCAACAACGTGACGGTCGTTACCAAGGCCAATGTCGTCAAGACGACCGACGGGTTGTTTCTGGAAGTCGCCGGTCAGGTGGCGAAAGACTATCCCGACATTTCCTGGGAAGGCTGGTATATCGACATTATGACCGCCAAGCTGATCGATCCCAAGCGCCGCACTCAGTTCCGCGTTCTGGTCATGCCGAATCTTTACGGCGACATTCTGACCGATGAGGCGGCGGAAATCCAAGGCGGCGTCGGTACGGCGGGCAGCGCCAACATCGGCAAGCGCTACGCCATGTTCGAGGCGATTCACGGCTCGGCGCCGCGCATGATCGAAGAGGGACGCGGCCAATATGCCGATCCCTCCAGCCTGATCAAGGCGGCGGCCATGATGCTCAATCACATCGGTTTTGTCGAAAAGGCGAAAAAGCTGGAGATGGCGCTGGAAATCTGCACCCAATTCGAGAAAAAGCTGGTCATCACCGGCCGCGACACCGGCGCCACCGGACGCGAATTTTGCGATTATATCCTCGAAACTTTGCAGGCAAAGGATTTGGAGGAAAAATACCGCGCTTTTATTGCCGGCTGA
- a CDS encoding T9SS type A sorting domain-containing protein, whose protein sequence is MRLSKLFILLFILSAFGWTQHAVKFSVFGNGGAALTGSRRLQGTLGQPIVGRGSGEVHAVASGFWPQTGAVLSALSSLGDVPQAFRLDQNFPNPFNQSTTIVFAMPKAGLVSLRVYDLLGREAATLVNSFLDAGEYKLVWEAPLLPSGVYLYRLESGHCVLVRKLVLLK, encoded by the coding sequence GTGAGATTGAGCAAGCTTTTTATTCTGCTGTTCATTTTGTCTGCTTTCGGTTGGACGCAGCACGCCGTCAAATTCTCCGTGTTCGGCAACGGCGGCGCAGCTTTGACCGGCAGCCGGCGACTTCAGGGTACCCTTGGACAACCCATAGTCGGCAGAGGCAGTGGCGAGGTCCATGCCGTTGCATCCGGTTTCTGGCCGCAGACCGGTGCGGTACTGAGCGCCTTGTCCTCTTTGGGTGATGTACCCCAGGCTTTTCGCTTGGACCAAAATTTTCCCAATCCGTTCAACCAGTCCACGACCATCGTTTTTGCCATGCCTAAAGCCGGCCTAGTCTCGCTGCGGGTTTATGATCTTTTAGGCAGAGAAGCAGCGACCCTAGTCAATTCCTTTCTCGATGCCGGAGAATACAAGCTCGTGTGGGAAGCCCCGCTCTTGCCCAGCGGCGTTTATTTATATCGCTTGGAGTCCGGTCACTGTGTCCTAGTTCGAAAGCTCGTTCTTTTGAAATAA